In Chryseobacterium sp. C-71, the genomic window GGCGTTAACTTAACAAAGAAATGCAAGGCATTTTCAATTATTACAGATTGCGACAATCGTATTTTTTTAATCTTATATAAGCGTTAGCGGGTTTGTGAAACAAAACACAATTTGTTTAAATAAAATTTTGTGGCCTCTGTGTTCAAAACTCCACTGCATAACTGAATTAAACGGCTGCAAAAAATTTGTATTAAACTAAACTCATAATTTTCTCGCTCAATTTTATTTTAAATATTAACTTTGGCAACCTTAGATTTAACAAGAACTTTTCAAATCTTAAATCAGATTTTTTAAGTTTGATAAAATATAATTATATGAAATTGAAATACAGTCTGCTCGCTCTGGCAGCTCCGTTTATAATGAATGCACAACAAGTAATGACTCCCGAAATTCTCTGGACTTTAAAGAAAGTCGGAGTTCAGGCGGTTTCACCTGACCAGTCTTCACTTATTTATAAAGTGGGACAAGTTGATTTAAAGACTGAAAAAACTAAAAACGAAAACTATTTCCTGAATGTTTTAAACAATCAATCTTCTAAAATTGATTTAGGTAAAAAAGCATTAATTCAGTGGGATAAAAACGGATTGTACGCTCAGGAAGGCGACAAAATTTTCCTTTCAAAAGACAGCGGAAAAACCTGGACAGAATTTTACACAATCGGTGAGGTTGATAACATTGTAATTTCTCCGGACGGAAAGAAAATAGCTTTCAGCAAGCAGGTTTTGGTTGAAAAACTAATGGGGAAAGATAAATACGCAGATACTCCTAAAACAACAGCTCAGGTTTATACAGATTTGAATCACAGACATTGGGATTATTTCAATGAAGGAAAATATAATCATGTTTTTGTGGTTGATGTTTCTGCAAACGTAGATTCTGCAAAAGATTTATTGGAAGGAAAAACATGGGATTCTCCACAAAGACCTTTCGGCGGAGCTGAAGATTTCGTTTTCAGCCCAGATTCTACGCAGCTTTTGTATGTTACAAAACCTAAAAGCGGAAAAGAATATTCTACAAGTACAAACACCGATATTTTCGCCTACGATTTAGCATCAGGAACAACTAAAAATTTAACTGAAACGAATAAAGGCTACGATGTAAATCCTAAATTCAGTCCGGACGGAAAATCTTTGCTTTGGCAAAGTATGGAAAGAGATGGCTACGAAGCTGATAAAAACGAAATCAAAATGATGGACTGGAAATCAGGGAAGTTATCAAACCTTACGAAAGCTTGGGACGAAAGTGTTTCCGGCGATGTTTTCTGGAGTGGAGATTCTAAAGCAATTTATTTTACAGCAGCTTACAGAGGGACAAAACAGTTGTTTTCTTTAGACACAAAATCTTCAAAAGTTCAGCAGATTACCAAAGGTGATTTTGATATAAATGAAATTTTTGCAGATCAAAAAAGTTCACTTTTAGTTTCAAAAACAGATATCAATCACGCATCAGAAATATTCTCTGTAAATCTTAAAAACGGTGAACTGCAACAAGTTACTGAAGCCAATAAAGATACTTACGCAAAATTAGCACAAGGAAAATCTGAATTGAAGATGGTGAAAACCACAGACGGAAAAGAAATGGGAGTTTGGTTTCATTATCCGCCCAACTTCGATCCTAATAAAAAATATCCGACTTTAGTGTATTGTCAGGGCGGTCCGCAATCTGCTTTAACCCAATTTTTCAGCACAAGATGGAATTTTGCTTTAATGGCAGCCAACGGATACATCGTAGTCGCACCAAACAGAAGAGGAATGCCGGGTTGGGGAACCAAATGGAACGAAGAAATCTCAAGAGATTGGGGCGGACAACCGATAAGAGATTATCTGTCTGCCACGGACTATGCTAAAACTTTGCCTTATGTAGACGGTGATAGAGTAGCGGCAGTTGGTGCAAGTTATGGTGGTTACAGCGTATTTATGCTAGCTGGAGTTCACAACAACAGATTCAAAACATTCATCGCCCACGATGGTTTATTTGATATGAAATCTTGGTATTTAACAACCGAAGAACTTTGGTTTGCGAATTGGGATTTAGGTTCTCCGTGGGAAAAACCACTTCCGAAAGCTTATACAGAATTTAACCCAAGCAATTTTGTTGACAAATGGAATAAACCGATCATGATTTTTCAAGGTGGAATTGATTTCAGAGTAGGGTATGAGCAAGGTCAGGAAGCTTTTCAGGCAGCAAAACTGAAAGGTTTAAAATCAAAATTAGTCTATTTCCCGAACGAAAACCACTGGGTTCTTCATCCACAAAACGGATTGGTTTGGCAGAGAGAATTTTTTGATTGGTTGAAAGAAACTTTGTAATTATAATTGCACGAGAATTCCCCTCCTTTGGAGGGGTGGCGAAAATTCAAAGAATTTTTGACGGGGTGGTCAAAACATTTTCAAGAATTATTAGATTATAAAAAAATCAATAAGAGCGGACTTTAGTCCGCTTTTGTTTTCAAACCATTGGCTTCAGCCAAAGTTTATATATTTGAATCATGCAAAACCGCATCTCATCATTTCCACCAATTATCAATGATACTTCTAAAATCATAATTTTAGGATCAATCCCAGGTGTGAAATCTTTAGAAAAGCAACAATATTATGGTCATCCGCAGAATAAATTCTGGAGGATTATTTTTGACTTATTTAATGAAGAATTTACGGAAGATTATGCTGAAAGAATTGCTATATTAAAGAAAAATCATGTTGCACTTTGGGATGTTATTGATTCTTGCGAACGGAAAGGTAGTTTAGATTCTGAGATTAAAAATGAAGAAGCTAACCAAATCTCTGAACTTTTAGAGCAATACCCAAACATCCAAGCAATCTTTTGCAACGGTGGAAAGTCTCACAAAAATTTGCAGAAATTATTAGGCGAAAATTTTAGAATTCCTATCTATTTGTTGCCTTCGACAAGTCCACTTCACACTATTTCTTTTGAACGAAAATTTGAAGATTGGAAAAAGATTTTAGAATATATATAAATTTAGTATTTTATTTAAAAAAGATATATTTGCATTTCGCAAATGTTCTCAAAAATGAAAAAAAATCTTTCCGTATTATTCTTTTTAATATCAATATTTAGCTTCTCACAGGAAATATCTTTTGATTATTTGATAGAGAAGATAAGTGTTTCAAGAGAGAAATATAGAAGTTTTAAATTTTTTAATTCTAAAACAAAACAGTTTCTTTCTGTAAGTAAACATAACCAGAAATTTATTGGATCGCTAAATGATATGGATGAAAAACTCTTACACTATTTTTATATATATGAAAAAGATGGCAAATATACTGCAGTTTACAGTGACTCATATCCTAATGATTCAACAATAAACAAAAATGATGTGGATAGTAAATCTGCTAATCATGATGATATAGAAATATATAAAGTTGACGATTTAAACTATAAAGTCAATTTGTTTAGTAAAAACAAATCAAAAAAAAGTAGAATCAGTGTAGATGTTATTTTAGAAAAATCTGAGTTTAATTTTTTAGAAATTTTTATTGATTCGCTAGAAAGGGTTTCTATATCAACAATGTTAGAAAAGGAAGTAAATAAAGATGGATGCTGTTACAGAACAGTCAAGTATGATGTTACTTATAGAAAAAACAATGTAGTTTCCAATACTAATACTATGAAAAAAGTCGATTTGAAATTGACAATACCAGATAAGTTAAATATAAAATCTCTTCAGTCTTCAACAAGTCGATAATCTTAAAGATACATTTTTTAGCTAAACATTTTTGCAATGAGAAACTTTTTTTTAATATTACTATGTTTTGTATCAACACTTGTATTATCTCAAGAATATCATTTTGATTATTTTGTAAAGGAAAAATCAGTTCATTTGAAGTCGGTAAAAAGTGAGTGGTTTAACGATTGGTTTTACAATTCAACATCTGATACTAAAATTTATTTAGAGAATTATAATAATAAAACTATTGCCATATTATATTCAGAAGATAAAAAACTAAAACATATTTTCAAAGTAAATAAACTTAAAGAACAAATCAATTTCGTTTATAAACATTCCAGGAGATTAAATGAAAGTGATATTCCCACAACACCTTACAAAGGAAAAGAAGTCTTTGAGATTAAAAAACTTGATTCTTTGAAATATAGTTTTGCTGTTTTCAAGGATTCAAAACGGAAAAAGAAAGAAATTGACGCAGTTATAAATTTAGATATTGGAGAGTTTGAATATATTGATTTTAGAATAGATCATATAATTACACGAGAAGCTGAAAAACACTTGAAAAATTTGCTTAATCAGAATCAAAAATATATAGTTAGAAGTGTTGATTATAAATACAATTCTAAATATAATAGAATTAATTCTTTTGAATCTATTCAAAAAGTTAACTTGACTGTAGAAGTACCTGAAATTTTAAAAGAACCTAACCATTGGTCAGATTTTGAAGACTAAAAAAAATGTCAACCGAACTTGGTTGACATTTTTCAATAATATATCATTGTAATTTTACTTCGCCACCACATAAATCTCCTCATATGGCTGTATCAAAACCCATCCATTTCCTGAAAACTTCATCTGAAATTCTTCACCACTGCCTCTTCCAATCAAACTTTTAAAAGAAACATTGGTTTTAAGTTCCGGACTTAAATTTCCAGACCATGCAACCGTGGCATTTGGATCAGTAAAAACCGGAGCATCAGGTGTTACCATCAATGTTAAAGGCTCACCATGAGTAGTAATGGCAATGTGACCAGTTCCTGAAAGTTTTACTTGGAAAAGTCCTCCAGACATCATTCCGGCAATGCTTTTTAACATCGTGATGTCGCTTTTAACGCTTTGTTCGTGCGCTAGAACATCATTTCCGTTCACGAAAAGAGTTTCGTTGTTCAAATATAAGATTCTAACCTTTTTTCCTGAATCGGCAACATATAATTTTCCAGTTCCCTCTGCTTTCATCAGTTTTGCACCTTCTCCGCTGATTGCTTTTTTCAACATATTTCCCAATCCGCCGGAAAGCATTCCTTGTCTTTCAAAGTTGACATTTCCAACGTAGCCAACCATACTCCCAGTTTTTGTCCAGACCGCTTGATTGTTTAGGTTAATTTCTAAAAGTGCAGGTTTTTCCAATTCGAAATAATCTCTTTCAAGAGGATTTTCTTTGGTTTCTTTTACGAATTCTTCTAAAGAATATTTGCTCATAAGTGTAATTTTAATTCCGTCTAAAATACTGTTTTTTCTTGTAATAATTAAACAAAATAAAAAAATGTAGTACTTTAAAATCCCTGCCAGCACCGATAGTGAAATAAAGACTTGACAAAGGGGTATCGAATGTTGTATATTTGCAGTCCGAAAAATTACATCCGTAATTTTTGTATAATTTTTAAACCGTAATTTAAAAAATGAAGACATCCGATTTTAATTTTGATCTCCCTGAAGAATTATTGGCAGAGCATCCGTCTGAACATAGAGACGAGTCTAGGTTGATGGTTCTTGATAGAAAAAATCAAACTATAGAGCACAAAACATTTAAAGACGTTGTAGATTATTTTGATGAAAAAGATTTATTCATCTTCAACAACACTAAAGTTTTCCCGGCACGTCTTTACGGAAATAAAGAAAAAACAGGAGCTAAAATCGAAGTTTTCTTGTTGAGAGAGCTTGATAAAGAAACCCGTGTTTGGGATGTTTTGGTAGATCCTGCAAGAAAAATCAGAATTGGTAACAAATTATTTTTCACCGAAGATGAATCTTTAGTTGCTGAGGTAATTGATAATACAACCTCTAGAGGTAGAACATTGAGATTTTTATTCGACGGTTCTTACGAAGAATTTCGTAAAAAATTGAACGAGCTAGGAGAAACTCCTCTTCCGAAATATATCAAAAGAGATGTTGAACCGGAAGATGCTGAAAGATACCAGACGATTTATGCTAAAGTAGAAGGAGCTGTAGCGGCGCCAACTGCAGGTCTGCATTTCTCAAGACATTTGATGAAAAGATTGGAAATCAAAGGAATCGATTTTGCTGAAGTAACCCTTCACGTAGGATTAGGAACTTTCAACCCGATTGAAGTAGAAGATCTTTCTAAGCATAAAATGGAATCTGAAGAAATCATCATCGATGAGAAAAATGCTGAAATCATCAACAAGGCCGTACAGGAAAACAGAAGAGTATGTGCAGTAGGAACAACTACGATGAGAGCGATTGAAACTTCAGTTTCTTCAAACAGAAAAATCTCAGCGTTCAATGGCTGGACAAATAAATTTATTTACCCGCCTCACGATTTTGGAGTTGCCAATACGATGATTACTAATTTCCACACGCCAAAATCTACATTGATGATGATGATTGCAGCGTTTGCAG contains:
- a CDS encoding AIM24 family protein, with the translated sequence MSKYSLEEFVKETKENPLERDYFELEKPALLEINLNNQAVWTKTGSMVGYVGNVNFERQGMLSGGLGNMLKKAISGEGAKLMKAEGTGKLYVADSGKKVRILYLNNETLFVNGNDVLAHEQSVKSDITMLKSIAGMMSGGLFQVKLSGTGHIAITTHGEPLTLMVTPDAPVFTDPNATVAWSGNLSPELKTNVSFKSLIGRGSGEEFQMKFSGNGWVLIQPYEEIYVVAK
- a CDS encoding S9 family peptidase; this encodes MKLKYSLLALAAPFIMNAQQVMTPEILWTLKKVGVQAVSPDQSSLIYKVGQVDLKTEKTKNENYFLNVLNNQSSKIDLGKKALIQWDKNGLYAQEGDKIFLSKDSGKTWTEFYTIGEVDNIVISPDGKKIAFSKQVLVEKLMGKDKYADTPKTTAQVYTDLNHRHWDYFNEGKYNHVFVVDVSANVDSAKDLLEGKTWDSPQRPFGGAEDFVFSPDSTQLLYVTKPKSGKEYSTSTNTDIFAYDLASGTTKNLTETNKGYDVNPKFSPDGKSLLWQSMERDGYEADKNEIKMMDWKSGKLSNLTKAWDESVSGDVFWSGDSKAIYFTAAYRGTKQLFSLDTKSSKVQQITKGDFDINEIFADQKSSLLVSKTDINHASEIFSVNLKNGELQQVTEANKDTYAKLAQGKSELKMVKTTDGKEMGVWFHYPPNFDPNKKYPTLVYCQGGPQSALTQFFSTRWNFALMAANGYIVVAPNRRGMPGWGTKWNEEISRDWGGQPIRDYLSATDYAKTLPYVDGDRVAAVGASYGGYSVFMLAGVHNNRFKTFIAHDGLFDMKSWYLTTEELWFANWDLGSPWEKPLPKAYTEFNPSNFVDKWNKPIMIFQGGIDFRVGYEQGQEAFQAAKLKGLKSKLVYFPNENHWVLHPQNGLVWQREFFDWLKETL
- the queA gene encoding tRNA preQ1(34) S-adenosylmethionine ribosyltransferase-isomerase QueA, with the protein product MKTSDFNFDLPEELLAEHPSEHRDESRLMVLDRKNQTIEHKTFKDVVDYFDEKDLFIFNNTKVFPARLYGNKEKTGAKIEVFLLRELDKETRVWDVLVDPARKIRIGNKLFFTEDESLVAEVIDNTTSRGRTLRFLFDGSYEEFRKKLNELGETPLPKYIKRDVEPEDAERYQTIYAKVEGAVAAPTAGLHFSRHLMKRLEIKGIDFAEVTLHVGLGTFNPIEVEDLSKHKMESEEIIIDEKNAEIINKAVQENRRVCAVGTTTMRAIETSVSSNRKISAFNGWTNKFIYPPHDFGVANTMITNFHTPKSTLMMMIAAFAGKDFLMQAYEEAVREKYKFYSYGDAMLII
- a CDS encoding DNA-deoxyinosine glycosylase; translation: MQNRISSFPPIINDTSKIIILGSIPGVKSLEKQQYYGHPQNKFWRIIFDLFNEEFTEDYAERIAILKKNHVALWDVIDSCERKGSLDSEIKNEEANQISELLEQYPNIQAIFCNGGKSHKNLQKLLGENFRIPIYLLPSTSPLHTISFERKFEDWKKILEYI